In Chloroflexi bacterium ADurb.Bin180, the genomic stretch AACCGCGAGGAAAGCAGCCGGCTCGCGCCGCTGCTCGAGGCGGCCGGGGCCGACCTGCTCAACGCCGACAACGGCACCTACGACTCGTGGTACTGGGCCCATCCGCCGATGTATATGCCGCTCTCGTGCAACCTGGACAGCGCGGCCTTTATCAAGCCCTTTGTCAAGATCCCGGTGGTCTGCGCCGGCCGCATGGAGAATCCCGACACGGCCGCCGAGGCCCTGACCGCAGGCAAGATCGACGCCGTGGGCGTGGGCCGCCAGTTCCTGGCCGACGGCGAGTACGTGACCAAAATCAAGCAGGATCGCGTGGACGATATCCGCCCCTGCATTGCCTGCCACAACGGCTGCTTTGCCCTCTATCGCTTCAAGGGCGTGCCGGCCGAGATGCCCGAGGTGGGCATGTGCCACTGCGCGCTGACCCCGCAGACGCTGCAGGAAAAGAAGTACGCCATCCGCCCGGCGGACGTGAAAAAGAAGGTGGCCGTGATCGGCGGGGGAGTGGGCGGCATGGAATCGGCGCGGCTGTGCGCACTTCGTGGTCACGAGGTGACCCTGTACGAGAAGAGCGGCGAGCTGGGCGGGGTGTTCATCGCCGCGGCGGCGCCTTCGTTCAAGGAAAAGGACAAGATGCTGCTCGAGTGGTACCGGCGGCAGGTGGCGGCGCTGCCGATCCAGGTGGTGCTGAACCACGAGGTCAAGCCGGAGGACGTGGCCGGGCTGGGTGCGGATGAGGTCATCGTGGCCACCGGCGCCACGCCGTGCCAGGTGCCGATCAAGGGGCTGGACCGCCCGAACGTGATGGAGGCCATCGAGTACCTGCGCGGCACGAAGCAAACCGGCCAGAGGGTGGCCGTGGTCGGCGGCGGGCTCACCGGCTGCGAGATCGCCTACGACCTGGTGCTCAAGGGCAAAAAGCCGGTCATCATCGAGATGCTGGACGACCTGCTCAAGGTCAAGAACCTGTCCGCAGCGAACAGCAACATGCTGCGCGACCTGATCCGCTATCACAAGATCCCGGTAGAGCTGAACGCGCGCGTCACCGAGGTCACCGACCAGGGGGTCAAGTTCGACGGGCTCACCGGCACGAGGACCATCCCGGTGGACAGCGTGGTATTGTCGGTGGGCTACAGCTCGTGCACGCTGGGGCAGAAGGACGAAGGGAACGTGCACATCGTGGGCGACGCGCTCCAGGTGGGCAACCTGATGAACGTCATCTGGCGGGCCTACGACGTAGCGCTGGCCATCTAGACTTCTTGTCGCAGAGAGGGCCGTATGCTCCCGTTCGGGGGCATGCGGCTCTTGTTGTTGCTCTCTCGCGGTGCGGACTCGAGTTGTCTGTGACCCGGGCCGGCCTAGAATGGGCATTGGCTGCGCGGGCCAACCGCGCCATCTGTTGCAGGAGGCGGAGTATGCAGTGGGTCACCCGTTCGCATGTACACGTGGACCGCGTTGCCTGTCCGTGGCTGATCCAGCGTTTCGTGGACAACGAGGCCGAGTTCCTGTTCGTGCCCAAGAGCCAGATCAAAGCCGTGGCCGCCGAGACGGGCGCCATCCCATTCGATGCGCCCGACGTCGAGCTGGGCCATCACGACGGGCGCTGCTCGTTCGAAGCGATCCTGGCCAAGTACGAGCTCAAGGACGCGGCGCTGCTGCGGCTGGCCAAAATCGTGCACGCGGCCGACGTGGAGAAAGATATCGACAGCGATCCCGTGGCACGCGGGCTGGAGGCCATCGCCACCGGTTTTGGCCTGCGTTATCCGGACGATGAAGAGAACCTGGCCCACCAGTTCGACGTGTACGACGCGCTCTATGCCTGGTGTCGGCTGACAGTGGCCGAGGGTCAGTGAGTTGGCATGACTGACGCGGCGGAACAGCAGTCCGAGGCGCTCTGGCGGCGCGATGGCCGGCTGCTCTTTATCACGCGGCTGGCGCGTATGTTCGCCTACGGTTTGCTCTCGGTGGTGCTGGTGCTCTACCTGGCCGCGGTGGGCCTGGGGCAGGCGCAGATCGGGCTGCTGCTGAGCCTGACCCTGCTGGGCGACGCGGCGGTCTCGCTGTGGATCACCACCCACGCCGACCGTCTGG encodes the following:
- the fldZ gene encoding 2-enoate reductase FldZ, translating into MKPQHEILFTPWQVGQLTLKNRFVHCPMLGTDVIGILTGYKFNEQSRDYWVERARNDVGLLIPGTVTVKGMLGGKWLYQCDKIFLGPVKDLLTEIHGYGARMFLQVSAGVGRSLAAIPMLTNIYHSPLKRTLAKLAGIDVVKLFAGPSAGLPNVWDPNIKTTELSKQDIQDIIEAFGRTAILARQAGFDGLEIHAVHEGYLLDQFTMTCTNHRTDEYGGSLENRARFVTEIIQAIKTAAGQDFPVSVRYSVESKMIDFNVGAVPGEKYKEFGRNREESSRLAPLLEAAGADLLNADNGTYDSWYWAHPPMYMPLSCNLDSAAFIKPFVKIPVVCAGRMENPDTAAEALTAGKIDAVGVGRQFLADGEYVTKIKQDRVDDIRPCIACHNGCFALYRFKGVPAEMPEVGMCHCALTPQTLQEKKYAIRPADVKKKVAVIGGGVGGMESARLCALRGHEVTLYEKSGELGGVFIAAAAPSFKEKDKMLLEWYRRQVAALPIQVVLNHEVKPEDVAGLGADEVIVATGATPCQVPIKGLDRPNVMEAIEYLRGTKQTGQRVAVVGGGLTGCEIAYDLVLKGKKPVIIEMLDDLLKVKNLSAANSNMLRDLIRYHKIPVELNARVTEVTDQGVKFDGLTGTRTIPVDSVVLSVGYSSCTLGQKDEGNVHIVGDALQVGNLMNVIWRAYDVALAI
- a CDS encoding Chromate resistance exported protein, with the translated sequence MQWVTRSHVHVDRVACPWLIQRFVDNEAEFLFVPKSQIKAVAAETGAIPFDAPDVELGHHDGRCSFEAILAKYELKDAALLRLAKIVHAADVEKDIDSDPVARGLEAIATGFGLRYPDDEENLAHQFDVYDALYAWCRLTVAEGQ